In Rhodoferax koreense, a genomic segment contains:
- a CDS encoding ABC transporter ATP-binding protein has product MSDTKSSTVLSIKDLNAWYGESHVLQGINLEVKAGECVTLLGRNGAGRTSTLRSILGLVGKRTGSIMVDGKETIAMPPHRIARLGLGYCPEERGIYASLTAEENLLLLPKVGDGGMSLEQIYGMFPNLKERAHSPGTRLSGGEQQMLAMARILRTGANLLLLDEITEGLAPVIVQKLGQVIRELKARGFTLVLVEQNFRFAKHLADRHYVIEHGRVVETIAASEVAAKQSRLDELLGI; this is encoded by the coding sequence ATGTCTGACACGAAGTCCTCCACGGTCCTGTCCATCAAGGACCTGAACGCCTGGTACGGCGAATCGCACGTGCTGCAGGGCATCAATCTGGAGGTGAAGGCCGGCGAATGCGTGACGCTGCTGGGCCGCAACGGCGCGGGCCGCACCTCCACGCTGCGGTCCATCCTGGGCCTGGTGGGCAAACGCACCGGCTCGATCATGGTGGACGGCAAGGAAACCATCGCCATGCCGCCGCACCGCATCGCGCGGCTCGGCCTGGGGTATTGCCCGGAGGAGCGCGGCATCTACGCCTCGCTCACGGCCGAGGAAAACCTGCTGCTGTTGCCCAAGGTCGGCGACGGCGGCATGTCGCTGGAGCAGATCTACGGCATGTTCCCCAATCTGAAGGAACGCGCGCACAGCCCCGGCACGCGGCTCTCGGGCGGCGAGCAGCAGATGCTGGCCATGGCCCGCATCCTGCGCACCGGCGCCAACCTGCTGCTGCTCGACGAGATCACCGAAGGCCTGGCCCCGGTGATCGTGCAGAAGCTCGGCCAGGTGATCCGCGAGCTCAAGGCGCGCGGTTTCACCCTGGTGCTGGTGGAGCAGAACTTCCGCTTCGCCAAGCACCTCGCAGACCGGCACTACGTGATCGAGCACGGACGTGTGGTGGAGACGATCGCCGCCTCAGAAGTGGCCGCCAAGCAAAGCCGCCTGGACGAACTGCTCGGCATCTGA
- a CDS encoding NAD(P)/FAD-dependent oxidoreductase: protein MSGSAIEHCDVLIIGAGPAGLAAALAAAPSGAHIVIVDDNPAPGGQIWRDGPGVELPIAAMQRRNAIARCANIRLVSGTRVIAATAPSELLLEDAERGWRIGWKKLILCTGARELLLPFPGWTLPGVTGAGALQALVKSGLPVAGERIVIAGSGPLLLAAAATARKAGAHVVRIAEQAGFQAVAGFAAALARWPGKAVQSLGLFDASYRTGRHVLSAQGDGHVEAVRLRRGTQGEEVIACDRLACGFGLVPNTELGQHLGCAVEMRHGAPALTVDAMQATSRADIYAAGENTGVGGSDRALVQGAMAGHAAVGAIALAEARRGELARWDAFAATLHQRFALAEPLRRLAAPDTLVCRCEDVRHAELAPRNDWTDAKLHTRCGMGACQGRVCGAATRFMFGWAPTAPRPPLSPVRVATLAALHSQDHSAEETTHAA, encoded by the coding sequence ATGAGCGGCTCTGCCATCGAACATTGCGACGTGCTGATCATCGGTGCCGGCCCCGCGGGCCTGGCCGCCGCCCTGGCTGCCGCGCCCAGCGGCGCCCACATCGTGATCGTCGACGACAACCCCGCACCCGGCGGCCAGATCTGGCGCGACGGGCCGGGTGTCGAATTGCCGATCGCAGCCATGCAAAGGCGCAACGCGATCGCACGCTGCGCCAACATCCGTCTCGTCAGCGGCACGCGCGTCATCGCCGCGACCGCGCCTTCTGAGCTCTTGCTCGAAGATGCCGAACGTGGCTGGCGCATCGGCTGGAAAAAACTGATCCTGTGCACCGGCGCCCGTGAACTGCTGCTGCCCTTCCCGGGCTGGACGCTGCCCGGCGTGACCGGTGCCGGCGCGCTGCAGGCGCTGGTCAAGTCCGGCCTGCCGGTGGCCGGGGAACGCATCGTGATCGCCGGCAGCGGCCCCTTGCTGCTGGCCGCCGCCGCCACCGCCCGCAAGGCCGGCGCGCACGTGGTGCGCATCGCCGAGCAGGCCGGATTCCAGGCCGTCGCCGGCTTCGCTGCGGCGCTGGCACGGTGGCCAGGCAAGGCGGTGCAATCGCTGGGCCTGTTCGACGCGTCGTACCGCACGGGCCGCCATGTTTTGTCGGCACAGGGCGACGGCCATGTGGAAGCGGTGCGGCTGCGGCGCGGCACGCAGGGCGAGGAAGTCATCGCCTGCGACCGGCTGGCCTGCGGCTTCGGCCTGGTGCCGAACACCGAACTCGGCCAACACCTGGGCTGCGCGGTGGAAATGCGCCATGGCGCGCCCGCCCTCACGGTCGACGCGATGCAGGCGACCAGCCGGGCCGACATCTACGCCGCCGGCGAGAACACCGGCGTGGGCGGCAGCGACCGCGCCCTGGTCCAGGGGGCGATGGCCGGGCATGCAGCCGTGGGCGCCATCGCGCTGGCCGAAGCCCGGCGTGGCGAACTGGCGCGCTGGGACGCCTTCGCCGCCACGCTGCACCAGCGCTTCGCACTCGCCGAGCCCCTGCGCCGGCTGGCCGCGCCCGACACCCTGGTCTGCCGCTGCGAAGACGTGCGCCACGCCGAACTGGCGCCGCGCAACGACTGGACCGACGCCAAGCTGCACACCCGCTGCGGCATGGGCGCCTGCCAGGGCCGGGTCTGCGGCGCGGCCACACGGTTCATGTTCGGCTGGGCGCCCACCGCGCCGAGGCCGCCGCTTTCGCCGGTACGCGTGGCCACGCTGGCCGCACTCCATTCCCAAGACCACTCCGCAGAGGAAACCACGCATGCAGCCTGA
- a CDS encoding ABC transporter ATP-binding protein, which yields MQPDIILETKGLTKEFRGFVAVRSVDLKVRRGSIHALIGPNGAGKTTVFNLLTKFHIPSAGSIAFNGIDITHEKPAQTARRGIVRSFQISAVFPQLSVLENVKIALQRKAGLDYRFWQPVAALHTLDPQAMALLDQVGLSNASHLLAGDLPYGRKRTLEIATTLALDPELLLLDEPTQGMGHEDVDRIKDLIKQVSAQRTILMVEHNMKVVADISDTITVLQRGEILAEGPYAQVSIDPAVREAYMGTEEEEHV from the coding sequence ATGCAGCCTGACATCATCCTGGAGACCAAGGGACTTACCAAGGAGTTCCGCGGCTTCGTCGCCGTGCGCAGTGTCGACCTGAAAGTGCGCCGCGGCTCGATCCACGCGCTCATCGGGCCGAACGGCGCGGGCAAGACGACGGTGTTCAACCTGCTCACCAAGTTCCACATTCCGAGCGCGGGCAGCATTGCCTTCAACGGCATCGACATCACGCACGAGAAACCCGCGCAGACCGCGCGCCGCGGCATCGTGCGCTCGTTCCAGATCTCGGCGGTGTTCCCCCAGCTCAGCGTGCTGGAGAACGTGAAGATCGCGCTGCAGCGCAAGGCCGGGCTGGATTACCGCTTCTGGCAGCCCGTGGCGGCCTTGCACACGCTCGATCCGCAGGCCATGGCCCTGCTCGACCAGGTCGGCCTGTCCAACGCATCGCACCTGCTCGCGGGCGACCTGCCCTACGGCCGCAAACGCACGCTGGAGATCGCCACCACGCTCGCGCTCGACCCCGAACTGCTGCTGCTCGACGAGCCCACGCAGGGCATGGGCCACGAGGACGTGGACCGCATCAAGGACCTGATCAAGCAGGTCTCGGCCCAGCGCACCATCCTGATGGTGGAACACAACATGAAGGTGGTGGCCGACATCAGCGACACCATCACCGTGCTGCAGCGCGGCGAAATCCTGGCCGAAGGGCCGTACGCACAGGTCAGCATCGATCCCGCGGTGCGCGAAGCCTACATGGGCACGGAAGAGGAAGAACATGTCTGA
- a CDS encoding (2Fe-2S)-binding protein produces MKKTETVALRINGQTLSVRAGTSVAAALRIAGSADMGTARRSVLGQARAPFCGMGICHECRVDIDGRRRLACQTRCEDGMVVETSA; encoded by the coding sequence ATGAAAAAGACAGAAACCGTGGCACTCCGCATCAACGGCCAGACGCTATCGGTCCGTGCCGGTACCTCGGTTGCGGCCGCCCTACGTATCGCAGGCAGCGCCGACATGGGCACGGCCCGCCGCTCGGTGCTGGGCCAGGCCCGCGCACCTTTTTGCGGCATGGGCATCTGCCACGAATGCCGCGTGGACATCGACGGCCGGCGCCGCCTGGCCTGCCAGACCCGGTGCGAAGACGGCATGGTCGTGGAGACCTCCGCATGA
- a CDS encoding NAD(P)/FAD-dependent oxidoreductase encodes MQADVIVIGAGIVGAACAHALAQAGQQVLVLDAGVGGATGAGMGHLVVMDDNPAELALSRHSLALWRSLVPRMADDCAFSPCGTLWVAADDAEMVAAEEKQQRLGQHGIDCRLLSANQLATAEPALRPGLAGALEVTGDGIVYAPNAARWLLGDGGSNIHIEAAEVVAIEAGHVRLADGTQRRAPQILLANGIHATALCPELPIRPKKGHLLITDRYPGTVHHQLVELGYITSAHHAEGPSVAFNLQPRPTGQLLIGSSRQFDTTDMAVEAPMVAQMLQRALRYIPALGDLNAIRSWTGLRAATPDSLPLLGRHPWREGLWLAVGHEGLGVTTATGTAQLLAELMTGAAPAFDPTPYAAERFTATATA; translated from the coding sequence ATGCAAGCCGACGTGATCGTCATCGGTGCCGGCATCGTCGGTGCGGCCTGTGCCCATGCGCTGGCGCAGGCCGGCCAGCAGGTGCTGGTGCTCGATGCAGGCGTCGGCGGCGCCACCGGCGCGGGCATGGGCCACCTGGTGGTGATGGACGACAACCCGGCCGAACTCGCGTTGAGCCGCCATTCGCTCGCGCTGTGGCGCAGTCTCGTGCCGCGCATGGCGGACGACTGCGCGTTCAGCCCGTGCGGCACGCTGTGGGTGGCGGCCGATGATGCCGAGATGGTTGCGGCCGAAGAAAAACAGCAACGCCTGGGCCAGCATGGCATCGATTGCCGGCTGCTCAGCGCCAATCAACTGGCCACCGCCGAACCCGCGCTGCGCCCGGGCCTTGCCGGTGCGCTGGAAGTCACCGGCGACGGCATCGTCTACGCACCCAATGCCGCGCGCTGGTTGCTGGGCGATGGTGGCAGCAACATCCACATCGAAGCCGCCGAAGTCGTGGCCATCGAGGCCGGCCATGTGCGGCTCGCCGATGGCACGCAGCGCCGCGCGCCGCAGATTCTGCTGGCCAATGGCATCCACGCCACGGCACTGTGCCCCGAACTCCCGATCCGGCCCAAGAAAGGCCACCTGCTGATCACCGATCGCTACCCCGGCACCGTGCACCACCAACTGGTGGAGCTCGGCTACATCACCAGCGCGCACCATGCCGAAGGCCCTTCGGTGGCCTTCAACCTGCAGCCGCGGCCCACGGGGCAGCTGCTGATCGGCTCGTCGCGCCAGTTCGACACCACCGACATGGCGGTCGAAGCCCCCATGGTGGCGCAGATGCTGCAGCGCGCGCTGCGCTACATCCCGGCGCTGGGCGACCTCAACGCGATTCGCAGCTGGACCGGCCTGCGCGCCGCCACGCCCGACAGCCTGCCGCTGCTCGGCCGCCACCCCTGGCGCGAAGGCCTGTGGCTGGCCGTCGGCCACGAGGGCCTGGGCGTGACGACGGCCACCGGCACGGCGCAGTTGCTGGCCGAGCTGATGACGGGCGCGGCGCCCGCATTCGACCCCACGCCCTATGCCGCCGAGCGTTTCACGGCCACCGCAACCGCATGA
- a CDS encoding branched-chain amino acid ABC transporter substrate-binding protein, producing the protein MNVRPHLLSALGLAVLACATQASAQEQVVTIGQTGPLSGPNAFAGKDNENGVRLAVEELNAKKIVVGGKTLKFELQSEDDQCDAKSGVNVAQKLVDSGVKYVMGPYCSGVAIPASRVYSNGGAMVSTVGTNPKVTEGGYKNLFRIIASDTQIGSNMAIYAAKVLKVTKVAVIDDRTAFGQGVADEFTKEAKKQGLTVVGQEFTTDKATDFLSILTTLKAKQPEAIFFGGYAPQAAPMTRQMKQLGLNAKLLGGDTLCSPEMGKLGGDAVNDTVFCAQGGSMLEKAAGGPAFKAKYKARFKLDADAYGPSFYDQMMLIGESMQKANSIDPNKVGAEIYKANYKGVAGTYTYDEKGNMTQAPITVFTFKNAVPTALASY; encoded by the coding sequence ATGAACGTCCGCCCCCACCTTCTCTCCGCCCTCGGCCTCGCCGTGCTGGCCTGCGCCACCCAGGCCAGCGCGCAGGAACAGGTCGTCACCATCGGCCAGACCGGCCCGCTCTCGGGCCCCAACGCCTTCGCCGGCAAGGACAATGAAAATGGCGTGCGCCTCGCCGTCGAGGAACTCAATGCGAAGAAAATCGTGGTCGGCGGCAAAACGCTGAAGTTCGAACTGCAGTCCGAAGACGACCAGTGCGACGCCAAGTCCGGCGTCAACGTGGCGCAGAAGCTGGTCGACAGCGGCGTGAAATACGTGATGGGCCCGTACTGCTCCGGTGTGGCGATCCCCGCCTCGCGCGTCTACAGCAACGGCGGCGCGATGGTGTCCACCGTGGGCACCAACCCCAAGGTCACCGAAGGCGGCTACAAGAACCTGTTCCGCATCATCGCCAGCGATACGCAGATCGGCTCGAACATGGCCATCTACGCGGCCAAGGTGCTGAAGGTGACGAAGGTCGCCGTGATCGACGACCGCACGGCCTTCGGCCAGGGCGTGGCCGACGAGTTCACCAAGGAAGCCAAGAAGCAGGGCCTGACCGTCGTCGGCCAGGAATTCACCACCGACAAGGCGACGGATTTCCTGTCGATCCTGACCACGCTCAAAGCCAAGCAACCCGAAGCCATCTTCTTCGGTGGCTATGCCCCCCAGGCCGCACCGATGACGCGCCAGATGAAGCAGCTCGGCCTGAATGCCAAGCTGCTCGGCGGCGACACGCTGTGCAGCCCCGAGATGGGCAAGCTCGGCGGCGACGCGGTGAACGACACGGTGTTCTGCGCCCAGGGCGGCTCGATGCTGGAGAAAGCCGCCGGCGGTCCGGCGTTCAAGGCCAAGTACAAGGCGCGCTTCAAGCTCGACGCCGATGCCTACGGCCCCTCGTTCTATGACCAGATGATGCTGATCGGCGAATCCATGCAGAAGGCCAACTCCATCGACCCGAACAAGGTCGGCGCGGAAATCTACAAGGCCAACTACAAGGGCGTGGCCGGCACCTACACCTACGACGAGAAGGGCAACATGACGCAGGCCCCGATCACGGTGTTCACGTTCAAGAACGCCGTTCCGACCGCGCTCGCAAGCTACTGA